The following are encoded in a window of Manihot esculenta cultivar AM560-2 chromosome 8, M.esculenta_v8, whole genome shotgun sequence genomic DNA:
- the LOC110607614 gene encoding uncharacterized protein LOC110607614, translating to MAENRGSIAFFATYKPPVPLDIYSCPLPPTGRHDELHMTDGLSSNYDCRIIPSEALKTIIKRPKLASEANEADVDSGRLSGLIFVSERDKNLETLHIALRFTEKVKVFSFSDVYGTFSDVRMEDSGSIGGGYRVGNRTIDHSLVYVTTKDTPKERRQPWTAVYKTNLKTGKTERLTPSGVSDLSPSVSPSGRKIAVASFQGKGWNGEIEDLQTDIYVMNVEKPPLERKRIIKNGGWPTWGSENIIFFHRKVGKFWGVFRFDIASGETVRVTTDGIDAITPAAISDTKVAVATIRKKSKFSEVRVEAQYRHIEIFDSSAPDQPIKITQITRPKADHFNPFVLDGGKRIGYHRCKSDLLNHGAEIPRNFHKLHSPHPDVGLFRVSGVFPTFSKDGSKLAFVDNEFKAVWVADSQGLRIVFETKGPDNIFSPVWNQNPQKDILYVCMGPSFNAGKTLEICAIPNVSSGVRQRRKLTKKFNNAFPSTSPDGKKLVFRSTRDGGDKKHKNLYIMEDAEVGEYGDGTITRLTNGPWTDTHCQWSPSGDWIVFSSTRDKPKDAPETDNGLDPGYFSVFLIKANDPSVVVRVIKSGDDLSGHVNHPFFSPDGKSIVVTSDLAAVSVDPISLPLFLYSVRPYGDVFTVDINTDDITKNKDVKKFNRITHSRYENSTPTWTMFTTADPNATWNLLLKDRYTPSCPYMYPDGGESWHMTGHLCIPKRCC from the exons ATGGCGGAGAACAGAGGTAGCATCGCCTTCTTCGCCACCTATAAACCACCGGTGCCTCTGGACATATACTCTTGTCCACTTCCACCCACAGGGAGGCACGATGAACTGCACATGACCGATGGCTTGTCCAGCAACTACGACTGCCGAATCATTCCATCAGAAGCTCTCAAGACAATCATCAAGCGCCCAAAATTGGCTTCCGAAGCCAATGAAGCTGATGTTGATTCTGGTCGTCTCTCAGGCTTGATTTTTGTCTCTGAAAGAGACAAAAACCTCGAGACTCTTCATATAGCTCTTCGCTTTACTGAAAAAGTTAAAGTCTTTAGCTTCTCTGATGTCTATGGCACATTCAGTGATGTTCGAATGGAAGACAGTGGTTCTATTGGCGGTGGTTATAGGGTCGGTAATCGTACTATCGATCATTCTCTCGTCTATGTCACTACCAAAGACACGCCAAAAGAACGTCGTCAACCGTGGACTGCTGTTTATAAAACCAATCTTAAGACTGGAAAAACTGAACGCCTCACCCCATCAG GGGTAAGTGATTTAAGCCCCTCTGTTTCTCCATCTGGAAGAAAGATAGCGGTTGCATCATTCCAGGGAAAGGGTTGGAACGGCGAGATTGAAGATCTACAGACTGATATTTACGTGATGAACGTGGAGAAGCCCCCTTTGGAGCGCAAGAGAATTATAAAAAATGGTGGGTGGCCAACATGGGGAAGTGAAAACATCATATTTTTCCATCGAAAGGTTGGGAAATTTTGGGGTGTGTTCCGATTCGACATTGCTAGCGGTGAAACTGTCCGTGTGACCACGGATGGAATTGATGCGATAACTCCGGCGGCCATCAGCGACACCAAAGTGGCAGTGGCAACTATCCGTAAGAAATCAAAGTTCAGTGAAGTTCGTGTGGAAGCACAGTATCGGCATATTGAGATTTTCGATTCATCTGCACCAGATCAACCCATAAAAATCACTCAAATAACCAGACCAAAGGCTGACCATTTCAACCCCTTTGTCTTAGATGGAGGGAAGCGCATAGGTTACCATCGTTGCAAGAGCGATCTTCTCAAT CATGGAGCCGAAATCCCAAGAAATTTCCACAAGCTGCACTCTCCACACCCAGATGTAGGACTTTTCAGAGTGTCTGGTGTATTTCCAACATTTTCCAAGGATGGCTCCAAGCTTGCATTCGTTGACAATGAGTTCAAAGCTGTGTGGGTAGCTGATAGCCAAGGACTGCGCATTGTCTTTGAG ACGAAAGGTCCAGATAATATTTTCTCACCGGTTTGGAATCAAAATCCACAAAAGGATATATTGTATGTATGCATGGGACCTTCTTTCAATGCTGGAAAAACATTGGAAATTTGCGCTATTCCCAATGTGTCTAGTGGTGTAAGACAGCGTCGCAAGCTcacaaaaaaattcaataatgcCTTCCCATCCACTAGTCCAGACG GAAAGAAATTAGTTTTTCGATCTACAAGAGATGGAGGAGATAAGAAGCACAAGAATCTATACATAATGGAGGATGCAGAAGTAGGGGAATATGGAGATGGCACAATAACAAGACTAACAAATGGGCCATGGACTGATACACATTGCCAATGGTCTCCAAGTGGAGATTGGATAGTGTTCTCATCAACACGAGATAAGCCTAAAGATGCACCAGAAACTGACAATGGTCTAGACCCAGGATACTTTTCAGTATTTCTAATAAAGGCGAACGATCCATCAGTTGTGGTAAGAGTGATAAAAAGTGGAGATGATCTTTCAGGACATGTGAATCATCCATTTTTTAGTCCGGATGGGAAAAGCATCGTTGTGACTTCAGATCTTGCTGCAGTGTCTGTTGATCCAATTTCTTTGCCTCTGTTCTTATATTCTGTGAGGCCATATGGAGATGTGTTTACTGTTGATATAAACACAGATGATATAACTAAGAACAAGGACGTGAAGAAATTTAATCGCATCACACATAGTAGATATGAGAATTCTACACCTACTTGGACTATGTTCACAACTGCGGATCCTAATGCAACATGGAACCTGCTTTTGAAGGATCGCTACACTCCATCATGCCCGTATATGTATCCTGATGGAGGTGAAAGTTGGCATATGACCGGCCACCTCTGCATTCCAAAAAGATGCTGTTGA
- the LOC110607616 gene encoding uncharacterized protein sll0103, with translation MSFNDDEQLVAPPDSGPKPTPIIQGRAQVVSKNKSTVPLEETKLRVLLEITGGDSSNDRPGLDLVAVLDVSGSMAGEKLAKVKTAMLFVIKKLSPIDRLSVVTFAGDATRLCPLCQITEDSQKFLENLVNGLNADGATNITAGLQTGLKIINDRNLSGGRSVGIMLMSDGEQNQGGDAAQVPVGKVPVHTFGFGVNHDPRVLKAIADNSIEGTFSDVQNTDNLSIAFSQCLAGLLTRVVEDLKLTVTPYEDESTIEQVIAGSYPQSKDDADGSVTVTFGGLYAKEVRKVMVDLLLPAVSKERGADVLDITLSYSFQGRLFEAPPVTLNVSRTGASADERERPEVRNEETRLLTAKMIKEARVMADGNKLDDARDKLVEAQNSLEDVDDESNPLIEMLRSELQQLLKLMKSQEIYEKQGRPFALSSETSHNRQRFAARGDIESLRLFATPRMDKYLEQAKSFDEDPSKPLPSVDEDVKEEIAANPLGPIAGALSFYIQSAIQSLQAIEKIINRGR, from the exons ATGAGCTTCAACGATGATGAGCAGCTTGTTGCTCCTCCAGACTCAG GGCCAAAACCAACTCCAATCATACAGGGAAGAGCACAGGTGGTAAGCAAAAATAAGAGTACGGTACCACTTGAAGAAACCAAACTCAGGGTATTGCTGGAGATCACAGGAGGAGATTCCAGCAATGACAGACCCGGATTGGATCTCGTGGCGGTATTAGATGTCAGCGGAAGCATGGCTGGAGAAAAGTTAGCAAAAGTGAAAACTGCTATGTTATTTGTAATCAAGAAACTTAGCCCTATCGATCGTTTGTCGGTTGTTACATTCGCTGGGGATGCCACAAGGTTGTGCCCATTGTGTCAGATTACTGAAGAttctcaaaaatttcttgaaaaTCTAGTCAATGGGTTAAATGCCGATGGTGCAACCAACATCACTGCTGGTCTTCAAACTGgcttgaaaattattaatgaccgTAATCTTAGTGGCGGGCGTTCTGTTGGAATAATGCTTATGTCCGATGGTGAACAGAACCAAGGTGGTGACGCTGCCCAGGTTCCGGTGGGCAAGGTGCCTGTACACACATTTGGTTTTGGCGTAAATCACGACCCGAGG GTTCTCAAGGCAATCGCAGATAATAGCATTGAAGGAACTTTCTCAGACGTTCAAAACACAGACAACTTGAGCATAGCGTTTTCTCAGTGTTTGGCTGGTCTTCTCACCCGAGTTGTTGAGGACCTCAAGTTGACAGTCACCCCATATGAAGACGAATCGACAATAGAGCAAGTGATTGCCGGAAGCTATCCACAATCCAAGGACGATGCCGATGGCTCTGTAACTGTGACCTTTGGTGGTCTCTATGCTAAAGAGGTGCGCAAGGTTATGGTGGACCTTCTTCTCCCTGCTGTTAGTAAGGAACGAGGCGCAGATGTTCTTGATATTACTTTATCATATAG CTTCCAGGGGAGATTGTTTGAGGCCCCTCCTGTGACCCTTAATGTAAGCCGCACTGGAGCATCTGCAGATGAGCGAGAGAGGCCAGAGGTGAGAAATGAGGAGACTCGTCTCCTTACTGCAAAGATGATAAAAGAAGCAAGAGTCATGGCTGACGGTAATAAGCTTGATGATGCTCGAGACAAGCTAGTTGAAGCCCAGAACTCATTGGAAGATGTGGATGATGAATCTAATCCATTGATTGAGATGCTGAGGTCCGAGTTGCAGCAACTCTTGAAATTGATGAAATCCCAAGAAATTTACGAAAAGCAAGGGCGTCCATTTGCACTTTCCTCTGAGACTTCTCACAATCGCCAGCGTTTTGCTGCAAGAGGTGATATAGAAAGCCTGCGGCTATTTGCCACTCCTCGGATGGACAAATACCTTGAGCAAGCAAAGTCATTTGATGAGGATCCCAGCAAGCCACTGCCCTCAGTAGATGAGGATGTGAAGGAAGAAATCGCTGCCAATCCCCTTGGTCCCATCGCTGGTGCTCTTAGTTTCTACATTCAGTCAGCCATTCAGTCTCTGCAAGCCattgaaaaaataatcaatAGAGGCCGTTGA